From Oreochromis niloticus isolate F11D_XX linkage group LG15, O_niloticus_UMD_NMBU, whole genome shotgun sequence:
aaaatagGAAATACAACAGCCACGCACAGACACAAGCTTAACACTAATACTTCAGACATGGCAACAGGGAGGGAACACAGAGACATGTGACCAAGGcaggcacagagacacagaacagaaggagctcaaaaatacaaaacagaaaccaacccctaagaagaagaagaagatcttAACAAGAACTAACCTGAAACACAAGATAATAATAATCCAAACCAAACCCCTGAGGTCACAGACTCAGAACCATGACAGcacaattatgtttttttttttagtactgGTGGGTTAGCCTTCCCAGTTTGGTTTAGTTCTGTTATGTATTTATaaatccagcaataaagctcTTATTCAAGTTCAGTCCTACCTGCTGCTATGCACTTTGGGTCCACAATTCTGGCTGCCACACAGCACTTCCTTAACGTCAtattaaatcagtttttattctGTCCATATGCCACCTAAGATATACAGGATTCTGAACACATGAAGTTGATTGTTTGCATTCTTTGCTATAATGGAAGCTGAACCCGCCTGTCAAATTCTGAAATAGTGCTTATAGCTCCTCCAGCCAATGTTCACATGGCCAGTATGCTAGACAACAAAAATTGTTTTGATTGTAGGTCTATGTGGTGTTCGATTTCTGTTGAGACAGTTTCTCTACTGTTTTAGTGTCACTTTAAAGTTCCTGGGGCCTGTACAATGAAACAAGTTCAGTATACCCACTGCTTTCCATTGTCTGGATTCACTCACCCTAACATGAACaatcacaataaatggtgaaacAAAGCTGATCATCAACTACCAAGTTAACCTAGGTTTTCCCTTGTGCGTTCACATGAGAATTAGTACAGAGGTCTGTACTACAAAATACAATTTTGTCTTCTTCAGGTAACTTTGGGCTTAACCAAAGTTTGGTAATTAAACTGAAAGAGATCCAAATGTAGGAGATTCATAATGTTCACAAGTAAAAATAGATGTCAcaatttatatattaaaaaaattctgcttcacAGTACAGACCTtagaaagtaaaaaacaaacaaacaaacaaacaaaaaactacagCCCCAAAAAAGCACACAACAGAAGTTGTGTTATGCTAGAATCAGTCAATTACCAAGCCTGCCATCTTGATGAATgtctttgttgctttttttgttcttctgcGTTTCACCATCCACATGTATGAGCAACTCATTTCCATGTGTATCAGACTGGATACTCACTACTTTTCCATTGACATGTCAAAAAGcagaaaagcaaagcaaaatatGAATATCACCTTACCAAAATTGAATTTCTTGGAACAAGTTATCATAACAAACCTAAAGAGTGTACTTCATTGCTCTtatgttgtttattattaatatcaATAACCATACTGATAACTTGGCTGTtactataaataataataataatgatgatggattgatatagcgcttttcaaggcacccaaagcgctttacaatgccattattcattcacgcacacactcatacactggtggaggcaagatacggttgtagccacagctgccctggggcagactgacagaggcgaggctgccatatcgcgccatcggcacctctggccaacaccagtaggcggtagggtaaagtgtcttgcccaaggacacaacaaccaggacagaaaggccggggatcgaaccggcgccCTTCCAgttacaggtgcgcttcccaaccccctgagccacggtcagGGGGTTGAGGAAATATTACATTTCTTGATCCTTTTTTCTTTGGTCTACAGTTTCTCAGCTGACTCAATAGGAGAACTCCTCAATAGGAGTTACATGCTGGTTAGGTTCTGGCATGTTGCCCTCATATTCTCAGATCAAACATAATTACTATCTCTGCTAGCTtcagatatttttaaaatgtaataataacCTAAGACaactatatataatataatatttgtGATGGAACAGGCAAACTGTTAATATGTGAAgactttaacaaaaataaaacttgtcCAATAAATAATCACAAAGTAAGTAGGTagtctttctttgttttgccaCTATAGCTCTGTTTGCAATTTAAGATCAAAGGCATGGGAAGCACAAAAGGAACACAGTATTCACTACTCTGTTTGTAACTGCAGGCAGATTAAGGTTAAAAGACTGTAGTAAACTTAAGCAGGATTCTCTGAGGGTTtctacaaacagaaaaatgaaatgtgGAGATAAGAATTAGTGAATAGGAAGActaattttgtcattttaacttGACATTGAGTTGACATTGTGAAACTAAATACTTTTTCTCTTCAACTCTCACAGGTCTTAACTGCCACTACACTGCCAGGATTCTTGCAACAGCTCAGCAATGTTACTAATGGGAATACTGTGGAAGTGGTTAACTCACCTAAAAATATTGATGCTGTTGTTCAGATCCTCAGCAATGTCGCCAAAAGAACAGAATTATTAAATATCTCAATTAATGAAAACTCAATGAGGGTATACATGCATGCTAGTTTAGTGATgttactgggttttttttttcctttcactgtAGGATATCCTGATAACTGCAGGTGTTCTCACCACAGATCAGATTTGTTTCTGAACAAAGAAAGAGTCTCGTATGAAAGTATCTCGTATAACATCTCTGAAGCTGACCATGTCAGTTCATCATTATTGGAGTCTCttgaaaaaataacaaaacaccttGCCAGTGTCAATGATTCTGGTATCGACACGCCTTTTATCATCTTGAACAGAACTATATACACAAACCCTATCATTGgtgattttaatttttcagtGGAGATAGAAATACCAAAGGATGAGGGAAAAAATAAGTCAATCAGAGTGATGACGTTCGCCTCACTGAATAATGTACTCCCTGCAAGAGAAATAGACAATTCATCTGTTAGGGTCATCGGTGGCAGGGTTGTACTTGTTCAGTCCAGTGGCCAAATCAATAATATCTCTTTGacatttgatattttaaataataaactgAGAAACCCTAAATGTGTCTTCTGGAACTTCAGTCTCCTTGATGGTCTCGGAGGATGGGACGATGAGGGCTGTGAAGCagtgttaaattcaaatgaaacTGGAACTGTCACGTGCAACTGCAACCACCTGACCTCATTCTCCATCCTCATGTCACCGAACAGTGAGAAGGAACTCTATTTGGACATTATAACCTACATTGGAGTTGGCATTTCCATGGGTTCCTTGGTCATATGTCTCATTATTGAAGGCCTCATatggagaaaaataagaaagaatgAAACCTCTTACCTGCGTCATGTTTCCATTGTTAACATTGCTGCGTCACTCCTGATTGCAGATATTTGGTTTATAATTGGAGCGGCCATTTCAGatgcaaaagacaaaaaaaccccagcatGCACTGCAGCTAccttttttatccattttttctACCTATCTCTGTTCTTCTGGATGTTGGCCTCAGCTCTGTTGCTGCTCTACCGTACAACTAATGTCTTTGGTGAGGGTTTGTCTAAAGCATCTATGCTGGGCATTGGATTCTTTCTAGGCTACGGAGCTCCTCTCATCATTGCAACAGTAACTATAGCTGCAACTGCACCTGACAACGAATACATTCGAGATAATGCAGTCTGCTGGCTCAACTGGGATGAGTCCAAAGCTCTACTGGCATTTGTGATTCCTGCACTTTCAATTGTGCTGATGAACCTCTTTATTTTGGTTGTGGTTTTGTATAAAATTATAAGGAGAAGGGTCGGAACAACTGCTGCACAAGCAGGCGAAAGGCATGTTATAAAAGTTATTGCCAAAAGTTTGGCTGTGCTCACACCGTTTTTTGGAATAACTTGGGAGCTGGAATCCTAGCTAATCCAACAGACAAAGGAATCCTTATTGCATTTGCATTCTTCAATTCGCTACAGGTATAAATTCAGTTTTTACCAGCCTGTATGATATAATAGTACTCAACCAATGCTTAATAGAGTTTAGATGGtgagttttctttttatcacttttgtttaaaaagctgttgttgtctgtttctTAACAGGGTTTCTTTATTTTGGTCTTTGGAACTTTGTTGGACAAAAAGGTATCTACAGGTCACTATTCAATTTGAAGTCAGGTTACTTAAAGAATAAAATAGACTCTAAAAAAGAATTCACCTCTCAAACTTTAAATACAGTTATTTATATGTACTCATATTCTACACAAGCATTGAAAAAGACATGATGGACATTTCCATAGGCGTAAAAAATGAATGGactatatgaaaaaaaaatacttcagGTGACTTTTAATACAGTGTTCTAACTCTGAAGAATGATTTTTTTAGGTACGGTCAGAAATAGCAGCATTGTCACAAGTCTCCCGTAGCAGAAGTGGGACGAGGGTAAGAACAGTTTTCTCACttaaatgttttactttttttttttcttcttttttgtggaTTTCATGGCTTGTTCGTTCATTTTCAAATACTGTTTGGgcatgggttttttttaaccattttagAGCACCAGTACTGGAAACTCATCAAGTGGATTTGGATTGTTGAGGAACTGGAGACGAGGAAGAGGTATACCAACAGTTAAGAAAATGTTCAAAACTGTAGTGTAAACTATTGTGTTATTAGGTGTGTTAGGAGCTTACATATCAGTCCAGCCCATGAGTCAAAATAATTACGCCATAATGAGCCCAGACTAGGAAGTTAACAAAGGCGGTTTCTGTGGTCAAACATCAACACATTAATGtcattcacattttattttttattttttttatttgtttgttgcaGATCAGTGTTCTAATGTGTAAAACTACAGCCTTCTGTTGTGGTACGCATCTGCTGTTGTATTGTTCTGCCAGAGACTAACTCtgctctgttgttgttgtttttttaatttttttttatagatggCTACAACATGTCATCAAGTGCATCTAGTAATTCAAACTCTGCTAGCAACACATGATGTGTGCGGATCATTCAGACAACCAAGGATGCAAGTCaggctaatagttttttttatatttctacaGCAGCGATAACAAGTTCATGTATAAATGTTAAAGCTATATCTTAAATATGATATTGAATCCAAGAAGAATAGGTTATGACTTTTAAGGCTGTAGTATTCATTCTATTGCAGTAATCAATGTTTTAAAGAATGTTAAGAGATTCTATTTAAGCTTTCtcagaaattatttaatatgtaaATGTGTATTAGTCACCATAGTCTAATTCTAAATATCACTCAATTTGGTAGAAAGAAGTGTGTCTGTTGATATTATAGAAGGAAATGTACTTCTACTCATCCTCCCAAATCTCACCATCTTCCCATTTGATACTGTGTTAAGTACTTACAGCACACAATCATAAATAGGGCCTCaggattaataataaataaatgaataattcaTGCCAATTCAATATTCTCTGGAGTAGCTCTGTGTTGCACAAACTCACAGAAGAAAAGTTGGTGATGTACTTTAGCTAGACCTGAATTATTAAAAATTTTCatggagttttttttgtttattttaatcatgttttgtgtttttattagcCCAATCACTGACTTATGGACTTCCACAGTTACTGTATTCTGGCTATGCAAGGATGTACGTTTTATGCAATTAATATATGcggtttgttttcatttagtttctttttgttgttttgattgctTAAATTTTTAATAAGCCATGCAGCTACATTGTCTTTGCTGTTCCTAATTATGTCCTGAATCTGTTAAACAGCTATATCGGAATCACAATTAAAGCCTTTCAAAATCAATCTAACATAGTTCTGTCTAGTTCTGTTAACCTGGCACATTTCTTTGAAATATCCTAaaatcaaacaacaaaaaatggacaaaaatgGGATGCCTCAGTCATATTCGTTTATTTTGGGTTCCTCCAATTCTCATGAtaaggcagcagcagggagaatttTATGGTTTGATCCAGCAGTTAAAGCTGTATCATGGCTGCCTCTGaacatatttcaggatgtcagtggggcaATTTGAGTTCTTGTTAGCAGAGTTGGGACCAGATCTGAGCAGAGATGGACAATCCGATTacctttttcaagtaacgagtaaaggattactattgcaaaaaagtaattagattactgttactttcccataagcacgctatgttactgcgttactaaaccgtgattttgtttgtgagagtgtctcatgacaatgacgtacaAGTGTACAACGTCTGTGGCAGCAACAGATGTCTGCAGATCAATAatatggagtgcgggagagagtatgaccatgcagcgtttaaagcttggaagtactgacattactttgagtatgatttagtaaaaagtgacaaaaacattagcgtccgctctACCCTCTCAGTGGAAAGGAAACTTCTTAGTGTAAAAgtaagacaacaagaggccaatgGCCCAGTGGAAACTGCCAAATGGATGTagagtgggggtctcagtgCTTGTAATCCGTTAACTATGTTTTGTAAAGGAATTTGGGGTAGCTTGGAAAGGGGAGATGGCCCTCTTTATGACTGGCAGGAAGTCacatatacagacacacacactcacgtgcacacacacacatacaggtacacacacacaggcactcacgtgctcgcacatacatacacaaacacagatttttGGGTTTACAACACACCATGTGGGTTTTACGATGGGGTCGCTTCTATAAAAATGgtggaaacaaacaaagaagtggAGATCTGCAGAGCGACACCGGCCCTGTACATCTCCCCTTCTGGAAGGTCCATGCGtaactgaagatgaataaaggttttatGAAATGACTACTGAGTCCGGTGCCGTCTCTGGGGGCCTGAGGAATTAAAAAGAACAGGGGTGAAACTGATTTACGTAACAGTTTTGGTGCTGAAAACCTGAGATTTGCTTGAGGCTCAGAGAGGATGGATTGGCAGAGCTGAGATCATGAAAATGAGGCGAACAGAGAGCTAGCTCACATGACTAAAAGGTAAGCACCACCTGTTTGTTTGAAGCGTGCATATTGGATAAagtctaaattatctgttcgctaagTTGAGCGTATCGCAGTTTAAATTCACTCAGTAGAATAAAGAGGCAGTTAGAGTCCGTCCCAGTGTGACTAAAGCAAGAGACCTTTGTTAAGAATTTCAGGTTGATGTTTACCGTATCGTAAGAAAGTCGGGGTTAGAGGCCTCGTCACCAGTCAGTGTGGGTGTTCCGGGCTTGGCTGCCTCACTCGCTCTCGGATGCGAGGGCAAGACCCGTGGGACGGGAGGACTAGGTCAGTAACCTTAGGACTGGAACCCTTAAAATAACTAAGTCGGGGCTAGAGTCCCCGTTACGGACTCTGCATAAAGTCTGCATAAACGCAGGACCAGTTGCTTGGGCCAGTTAAATTCTGTGCTGGGTCGAACCAGAGTGTCTACTGCAGATAGAGGGCCGTGAAGAGTGTGTGGAATTGCCGTTAGAGTCGGCGTCTCGACAGAGGTTCGGGAGTAAATAGAAGCAATAAAGCAGTTGGAGTCTAAAGTGTGTGTCACGGTgagtgagatgagccgtgtggaaaataaaggaggatccaaacgcaggcaCTTGTACAGGTGtgagggtggtttattaaacacaaaatgaaatggACAAATGGCGAATGGAGCAAagactaaactaaactgggaacaaACTGACTACAGAACATGAACCTGAACATGAATGACAGCGGGCGGAAACAGATGACGGTTGACAGCAGGGAGACGCACAGAATGAAGCAGGGTGGATACACtgacggaccagcaactacaaacacagaagacacaacttaaatacactcagagaaacacagggagattacacacaggtgggggacacagctgggagtattTAACGAGACGAGACAAGAGGTAAacctgaacacactcacatgagacgcagaccttcacaataaaacaggaaacaagaacactacacaaagacacagactcgacactgagagacagacagaaaatgacacatggaactaaacccacacaaaacatgagaacacaaatcctaTGAACTAATCCCCAAACAAGAATAACTGAAACATAGAGTCATAATCATCATAATAAGAAAAGAAtccaaaatgcaaaaacacaccaaaacataacaactcaaaatactgggtcaaactgacccagaaccgtgacagtgtgtttgtggtgaGTGTGTTGGAAATCGCCGTTAGAGTCAGCGTCTCGACAGAAGGTCGGGAGTAAGTTAAAGGAACTAAGAGAGTTGATTTTTAAAATTGCGTtttttgtggtgtgtgtgtcggAAAATCGCCGTTAGAGTCGGCGTCTCGATAGAAGTTCGGGAGTAAGTTACAGGAACTAAGAGATTTGAGTTTAAGATTGTGTTTTTGTAGTGTGTGTGGAAATCATGCTGGGAAGCCGTGCCACTAATTGTTGTAAATTGTGAGTTTATTGGGGGGTTGAATTTGATTGTGTTTTGGGAAAAAGAGAAACCGCAGTTGGAGGCCATGATGTAGTTTGAGTAATTTGTGCCACGATCTGAACATCGTGAGCTCATAATACTGTTTTTGTTGAGGTCTAAAAGAGCGGACTGCATCCGCTCTGTGTGCTGATTAGGGCGTTGACCTGAATCAGCAGAGGAGGAAGTGTCTCGCAGTGAGTTGTGAAGGGGGCTGCGAGGAGCATGAGGTGTGTGAAAGCCAGCCTCGAGGGGCGGGCTCATAGGTGGAACGAAGGAGGAGCAAAAtggaggggtgtgtgtgtgtgtgtgtgtgtgtgtgtgtgtgcgctcacTGATGACAAAATGAGAGACAGAACAGTGGATTGTTGCTGAAACAATAATAGCAAagaaataacagtaataaaatagGAGAAGatgaactaaaataaataaataaataaaataaacagtggaTTAGTGTTAAggtaatgataaataaatttaaaaaaattaactgtGAGATTTAAAGGTGACCAAGTATTTAAGGATGAATGGAGAATTCGATCGCAGATTGGATGAGAGTAGttgggggaaaaaggaaaatgaggTTGGAGAGGTGAGTTAACAGGTTGATGTGCAGGTGTAAAACAATGGGgtaaaagaggaaaaataaaataaaaaaataaaaaataatgaaaacaaagaaaaaagtgtggAAGTGTGAGAGGGAAATTGTCTGCAACTGGGGGGAGTGGTGATACTGCAGGTCACCCTCTAAACCTGATGgacgcaaaagaaaacagaattcgAGTGTTGTGgatgaaaataattaataacaCTATACAAGaaggttttgtgttttgcagTCAAGAACAAATAAATATCTAATTTTCTGGGTTTCAAGACAGGAGAGTTCAAAACAAAATGAGTGGGGATGTGTTGCTTCAGGAGTGATGAGAATAATAGCAGTGACAGTGAATGATGAAAGTCTCTCATTCTGTCGATCGCAGGTGGGGAAACGGACCTGGGTCAATTCGCCAcgggcagcagtcggaagaaaatcataggttaacatcattagaaacacCCAGCCCGAGTTTTGGCTGAATTTTTTTGCAGCTTCACTTCCTCATCCTGAAAAAGTAAGCTCCAAGGAAGCTAATCTCTCCTTGAAAACAAGGAGTGCAGTTCCAGAAGCACAGGCATGAACATCAGCAGTTGACAGCAGTCCAAGAGACAACAGCAGAGTCCTGAGCAGAGAGGTCGAGCAGTGCTGTGGGCAAATGGCATCAGAAAGAGAAAGCGAAAACCCATCATCTTGATTAGATGGATGGAGATGCATTTCCAGCAAGCTGCAACTTCATGGTGTGTGAAAGGACTTTTGAGAAGACTGTCgaagtttgacatttgccaggtttggagcaagatggcaatgaaagagacagtgggagaatacacaggacaaagctgaaaagAAGAACTACCATTGGACTGCTGGGGGAGAGGAGACCAGAGTGGAAGAAGGAGCAGacacagaggaatgctgttgTTTTAGTGCTACACAATATGTTGTCGAGAACGGTCGCAAAGTGAGTGTCtccaaaattaaaatgggctctggagaaagtcacttatttgggacaatcagaaagcgagtccctgtctaaaaggattcaGTGAGGTAATCCagtttaaattcttttttcttttgaaatgacgtcatatTGCTGGTAGTGAGAAACTTAATGTGACGAAAGGgtttccactatcagcaatgaataataaaaaaaatggggaactgactggactgacaagacttgactgacttaacaccaatagggctttggagttgacgtcacgccgcaatgTATTGTGGGAGTGCGGCACCATCTTCCGGGGCAACGAAtcaaaacacactgtgttggaacgacGACTACAAGAaagatgcttaaaagcagctcaaaagagaATGGACTGTATAGAGACCGATTGCGTCCAGAGGCGAAGCGGCGGTACTTGCAGAAAATAGCGTGCACTGGAAacgtggacccgtatgaaatacggccatggagtagaaaccctgaagacctaCCGCTATTGACGTAGCCTGACATATTttcgtaccttgtctgtggagtcagcgggtataagtcgtcattcaaacaaaggtaagtcagctcgagtactgcgagtgaaatgtgtttgattttCCCCCGAACATTCAAATTAGTgcaagcataaattcattcatgagggggaaattacagtgagaacatgtggaggctctgttagagggataacatagtgagttcagtgcattgatgtgacattatcctgaaggatttagttattcttcatggttaaagaaattgcagtaatttattcatatttattataaataattctaattatacatcttgcttccatgtttgtgtcctgtgtccctaaaaatacattttattttagttttatacattgataaatgacctgcagaatctccttatcatattaagtgattcataattgtcactttatgcttgaaagtgattacatccttgcattacatactttatgttcattttctgcaggcaggtttctgagagagaacaggcagatttagaatataacatgcagtgttctatagatggatacataaaaaaatgaaa
This genomic window contains:
- the LOC109194757 gene encoding adhesion G-protein coupled receptor F1-like, with the protein product MRGDLEQSLLDGLGGWDDEGCEAVLNSNETGTVTCNCNHLTSFSILMSPNSEKELYLDIITYIGVGISMGSLVICLIIEGLIWRKIRKNETSYLRHVSIVNIAASLLIADIWFIIGAAISDAKDKKTPACTAATFFIHFFYLSLFFWMLASALLLLYRTTNVFGEGLSKASMLGIGFFLGYGAPLIIATVTIAATAPDNEYIRDNAVCWLNWDESKALLAFVIPALSIVLMNLFILVVVLYKIIRRRVGTTAAQAGERHVIKVIAKSLAVLTPFFGITWELES